From the Clostridium putrefaciens genome, one window contains:
- a CDS encoding DUF979 domain-containing protein yields MDIKQISSFLLEFFYVLSGILMLFAAFYTIKDSTHTAKVGTSLFWCILAMIFIFGKVMPPALVGSLLLIMGGLTVTKQVKAGSITNPSDEFREKQFKKIGGKIFLPSILLAVSAFAIAQWTKLGGQVAIGLSALIGLIAALWITKSPAKNIALDGDRMLKQVGPASILPQLLAALGALFTAAGVGEVISSGISSIIPKGNILAGVIAYCIGMALFTMIMGNGFAAFAVITAGIGVPFVFSQGANPAIAASLALTAGFCGTLMTPMAANFNVVPAALLEMKNKNKVITAQVPVAFALLIVHIILMYYWAF; encoded by the coding sequence ATGGATATAAAACAAATTTCAAGTTTTCTTTTAGAATTCTTTTATGTACTATCTGGAATACTAATGCTTTTTGCAGCCTTTTATACAATAAAAGATAGCACACATACGGCAAAAGTTGGGACCTCCTTATTTTGGTGTATCCTAGCTATGATATTTATATTTGGTAAAGTAATGCCTCCTGCTTTAGTAGGTTCACTTCTCCTTATAATGGGAGGTTTAACTGTAACAAAGCAAGTAAAGGCAGGATCTATAACTAATCCTTCCGATGAATTTAGAGAAAAACAATTTAAAAAGATTGGTGGTAAAATATTTTTACCTTCCATATTATTAGCAGTGTCAGCTTTTGCTATAGCTCAGTGGACAAAGCTTGGAGGGCAAGTGGCAATAGGATTATCAGCTTTAATTGGTCTTATAGCTGCACTTTGGATTACAAAATCACCAGCTAAAAACATTGCTTTAGATGGTGATAGGATGCTTAAGCAAGTTGGACCTGCAAGTATACTTCCACAATTACTGGCAGCCCTTGGTGCTCTATTTACCGCTGCCGGTGTTGGTGAAGTTATATCTAGTGGGATATCTTCCATAATACCAAAAGGCAATATATTAGCAGGTGTAATAGCCTATTGCATTGGTATGGCTTTATTTACTATGATAATGGGAAATGGATTTGCAGCCTTTGCAGTTATAACTGCCGGTATAGGTGTTCCTTTCGTATTTTCCCAAGGTGCTAATCCAGCAATAGCAGCTTCTCTTGCATTAACAGCTGGATTTTGTGGAACACTTATGACCCCAATGGCAGCAAACTTTAATGTAGTGCCAGCTGCACTTTTAGAGATGAAAAATAAAAATAAAGTTATTACAGCGCAAGTACCAGTAGCTTTTGCTCTACTTATAGTTCATATTATACTTATGTATTACTGGGCATTTTAG
- a CDS encoding DUF969 domain-containing protein gives MLKLIGILIVIIGFSLKLDTIAVVLISGVATGLVAKMGFINVLNVLGKAFVDTRYMTLFVLTLPVIGICERYGLKEKAIDLIKKASGLTTGRLLSMYLFIREVAAALSLRLGGHPQFIRPLINPMAQGAAISKYGEIDEEDEDNIKAISAASENYGNFFGQNVFIASGGVLLIVGTLNELGYEVIQLDVAKASIPIAIIAFAFATIQFSLTDKKLNKKYKSK, from the coding sequence ATGTTAAAACTTATCGGTATTTTAATTGTTATTATTGGTTTTAGTCTAAAACTTGATACTATTGCAGTTGTATTAATATCAGGTGTTGCAACTGGACTTGTTGCTAAGATGGGATTCATAAATGTACTAAATGTCCTTGGTAAGGCATTTGTTGACACAAGATATATGACCTTATTTGTACTTACGCTTCCTGTAATCGGAATCTGCGAGAGATACGGACTTAAGGAAAAAGCTATAGATCTTATTAAAAAGGCTAGTGGTCTTACTACTGGAAGATTATTATCTATGTACTTATTTATAAGAGAAGTTGCAGCTGCACTATCTTTAAGACTTGGTGGACATCCTCAGTTTATAAGACCTCTTATAAACCCCATGGCTCAAGGTGCTGCTATTAGTAAATATGGTGAAATAGATGAAGAGGATGAAGATAATATTAAAGCAATTTCTGCTGCATCTGAAAACTATGGTAACTTCTTTGGTCAAAATGTATTCATTGCAAGCGGTGGTGTACTTCTTATCGTTGGTACCTTAAATGAACTTGGATATGAAGTAATTCAATTAGATGTTGCAAAGGCATCTATACCTATTGCAATAATTGCCTTTGCATTTGCAACTATACAATTCTCATTAACAGATAAAAAATTAAATAAAAAATACAAATCAAAATAA
- a CDS encoding M42 family metallopeptidase, with translation MEEREVLKILCEAHAPSGREHLLHPIIKDIFGEVSETTVDNINNMYIKKEGNKKGKIMVMAHADEIFLMVTSIEERGFLKFKAFGIDAKTLVSQELIIHGKKQIKGIIGIKPPHLMNDEDRKRAVKVEDLLIDTGYSKETLESIVKVGDYVTLDRKFSELLNNNVSCKATDDRAGVAALYSTAKELKDINHDMDVYFVCSAQEEVGHRGSKVASHEINPDIGIAIDTTFDSGRLGDEDRDNKLGLGPVICIGPNIHPKLRERFVAIAKEYNIPYQVEVEPGNTGTDAWDIQVAKTGIPTLLISIPIRYMHTSVEVINIDDIKNTGRIISKFIEKLKGEELEELLCF, from the coding sequence ATGGAGGAGAGAGAAGTTTTAAAAATATTATGTGAAGCTCACGCACCTAGTGGAAGAGAACACCTTTTACATCCCATTATAAAGGATATATTTGGTGAGGTTTCAGAAACCACTGTGGATAATATAAATAATATGTATATAAAAAAGGAGGGTAACAAAAAGGGCAAAATAATGGTTATGGCACATGCAGATGAGATATTTCTAATGGTAACCTCTATTGAAGAGAGAGGATTCCTTAAATTTAAGGCCTTTGGAATAGATGCTAAAACATTAGTATCTCAAGAATTAATCATTCATGGTAAAAAGCAGATAAAAGGAATAATAGGTATTAAGCCACCACATCTTATGAATGATGAGGATAGAAAAAGGGCTGTAAAGGTAGAAGATTTATTAATAGATACAGGATACTCTAAAGAAACTTTAGAATCCATAGTAAAGGTTGGAGATTATGTCACCCTAGATAGAAAGTTTAGTGAACTTTTAAATAATAATGTTAGTTGCAAGGCCACGGATGATAGGGCAGGAGTTGCAGCCTTATATTCTACAGCAAAAGAGCTTAAAGATATAAATCATGATATGGATGTTTACTTTGTATGTTCAGCTCAAGAAGAAGTGGGACATAGAGGTTCTAAGGTTGCAAGTCATGAGATAAACCCAGATATAGGTATTGCAATAGATACTACATTTGATAGTGGTAGGCTTGGGGATGAGGATCGGGATAATAAGCTAGGACTTGGACCAGTTATATGCATAGGACCTAATATACATCCAAAGCTTAGGGAGAGGTTTGTAGCAATAGCTAAGGAGTACAATATACCATACCAAGTGGAGGTAGAGCCAGGTAATACAGGAACAGATGCCTGGGATATACAAGTTGCGAAAACGGGAATACCAACATTATTAATATCAATACCAATTAGATACATGCACACCTCAGTAGAAGTTATAAATATAGATGATATAAAAAACACCGGAAGAATAATTTCAAAATTTATTGAAAAGTTAAAAGGTGAGGAATTGGAGGAATTATTATGCTTTTAG